In Rhodamnia argentea isolate NSW1041297 chromosome 11, ASM2092103v1, whole genome shotgun sequence, one genomic interval encodes:
- the LOC115736442 gene encoding uncharacterized protein LOC115736442 has product MADLLVKQILAKPIQLADQVAKAADEASSCKQDCAELKSKTERLAALLRQAARSGSDLYERPTRRIVDDTEQALGKALALVLKCRANGLMKRVFTLIPAAAFRKTSSLLENSIGDVSWLLRVSAPADDRADDAYLGLPPIAANEPILCLIWEQIAILHNGGSPDERSDAAASLVSLARDNDRYGKLILEEGGVGPLLRLLKEGKPEGQENAARAIGLLGHDPESVEYMIHAGVCQVFAKILKEGPMKVQAITAWAVSELAAHYPKCQDLFAQHNIIRLLVSHLAFETVQEHSKYAIATLKANSLHAVVLASSNTSQAAAAVGGPNRATEMAMGFDEDKEGASLIPHPLDNRASQMHNVVAHTMAMNAAAKQAEKLAEANHIANGKQNFQLPSLQHRHHQHSHSVSGANLKGRESEDPAIKAHMKAMAARALWMLAKGNSPICRSITESRALLCFAVLLEKGPDDVRFNSAMALMEITAVAERDTELRRSAFKPNSPACKAVVDQILKVIEKADSELLIPCIKAIGNLARTFRATETRMIAPLVRLLDEREAEVSGEACIALAKFAGTENYLHLDHSKAIIVAGGAKHLIQLVYFGEQVVQLHALVLLCYTAKHVPDSEELARAEVLTVLEWASKQSHMNQDEKIEALLQDAKSRLELYQSRGSRLLYH; this is encoded by the coding sequence ATGGCGGACTTGTTGGTGAAGCAGATCCTGGCGAAGCCGATCCAGCTGGCCGACCAGGTCGCCAAGGCCGCCGACGAGGCCAGCTCCTGCAAGCAGGACTGCGCCGAGCTCAAGTCCAAGACGGAGCGCCTCGCCGCCCTCCTCCGCCAGGCCGCCCGCTCCGGCTCCGACCTCTACGAGCGCCCCACCCGCCGCATCGTCGACGACACCGAGCAGGCCCTCGGCAAGGCCCTCGCCCTCGTCCTCAAGTGCCGCGCCAACGGCCTCATGAAGCGCGTCTTCACCCTCATCCCCGCCGCCGCCTTCCGCAAGACCTCCTCCCTCCTCGAGAACTCCATCGGCGACGTCTCCTGGCTCCTCCGTGTCTCCGCCCCCGCCGACGACCGCGCCGACGACGCCTACCTCGGTCTCCCCCCCATCGCCGCCAACGAGCCCATCCTCTGCCTCATCTGGGAGCAGATCGCCATCCTCCACAACGGCGGCTCCCCCGACGAGCGCTCCGACGCCGCCGCCTCCCTCGTCTCCCTCGCCAGGGACAACGACCGCTACGGCAAGCTCATCCTCGAGGAGGGCGGCGTCGGCCCCCTCCTAAGGCTCCTCAAGGAGGGCAAGCCCGAGGGCCAGGAGAACGCTGCCCGTGCCATCGGCCTCCTCGGCCACGACCCCGAGAGCGTCGAGTACATGATCCACGCCGGCGTCTGTCAGGTGTTCGCCAAAATCCTCAAGGAGGGCCCCATGAAGGTCCAGGCTATCACTGCCTGGGCTGTCTCCGAGCTCGCCGCCCACTACCCCAAGTGCCAGGACCTCTTCGCCCAGCACAACATCATTCGCCTCCTCGTCAGCCACCTCGCTTTCGAGACCGTACAGGAGCACAGCAAGTACGCCATCGCCACACTCAAGGCCAATTCCCTCCATGCCGTCGTCCTTGCCAGCAGCAACACCAGCCAAGCAGCGGCGGCCGTGGGCGGGCCCAACAGGGCGACGGAAATGGCCATGGGCTTCGATGAGGACAAGGAGGGCGCTAGTCTGATCCCCCATCCTCTTGACAACCGAGCGAGCCAGATGCACAATGTGGTCGCTCACACGATGGCGATGAATGCCGCGGCAAAGCAGGCAGAGAAGCTGGCCGAGGCCAATCACATCGCCAACGGGAAGCAGAATTTCCAGCTACCGTCACTGCAGCACCGGCACCACCAGCACAGCCACTCAGTGTCCGGGGCCAACTTGAAGGGCAGGGAATCAGAGGACCCGGCCATCAAGGCCCACATGAAGGCCATGGCCGCACGAGCCCTTTGGATGCTCGCCAAAGGGAACTCCCCGATCTGCCGCAGCATCACTGAGTCGAGGGCGCTCCTCTGCTTCGCGGTGCTCCTCGAGAAAGGGCCCGACGATGTACGGTTCAACTCCGCTATGGCCCTGATGGAGATCACTGCCGTGGCCGAGCGGGACACGGAATTGCGTCGATCCGCGTTCAAGCCGAATTCGCCCGCCTGCAAGGCCGTGGTTGACCAGATCCTGAAGGTCATCGAGAAAGCCGACTCAGAGCTCCTTATCCCCTGCATCAAGGCCATCGGGAACCTAGCCCGGACATTCCGGGCCACGGAGACCAGGATGATCGCCCCTCTGGTGCGCCTGCTCGACGAGCGGGAGGCCGAGGTGTCCGGCGAGGCCTGCATCGCCCTCGCCAAGTTTGCGGGCACGGAGAACTACCTCCACCTCGACCACTCCAAGGCCATCATAGTCGCTGGCGGGGCGAAGCACTTGATCCAGCTGGTCTACTTCGGCGAGCAGGTGGTGCAGCTCCACGCGCTGGTCCTCCTCTGCTACACCGCCAAGCACGTTCCGGACAGCGAGGAGCTTGCGCGGGCCGAGGTGCTCACCGTGCTCGAGTGGGCCTCCAAGCAGTCACACATGAATCAGGACGAGAAAATTGAGGCGTTGTTGCAGGATGCCAAGAGCAGGTTGGAGCTTTACCAGTCTAGAGGATCAAGGTTACTATACCATTGA
- the LOC115736431 gene encoding ferredoxin--NADP reductase, leaf-type isozyme, chloroplastic, with protein MAAAITASVSLPSSSKSTSLPASRTSIISTERINFRKVPVHYRDVCGGGRMVSAIRAQVTTEAPAKVQKESKKMDEGVVVNKFKPKNPYIGRCLLNTKITGDDAPGETWHMVFSTEGEVPYREGQSIGVIADGLDKNGKPHKLRLYSIASSALGDFGDSKTVSLCVKRLVYTNENGEVVKGVCSNFLCDLKPGVEVTITGPVGKEMLMPKDPNATIIMLATGTGIAPFRSFLWKMFFEKHDDYKFNGLAWLFLGVPTSSSLLYKEEFEKMNEKHPDNFRVDFAVSREQTNEKGEKMYIQTRMAQYAEELWELLKKDNTYVYMCGLKGMEKGIDDIMVSLAAKDGIDWMEYKRQLKKSEQWNVEVY; from the exons ATGGCTGCTGCAATAACTGCTTCagtctctcttccttcctcctcCAAGTCCACTTCTCTCCCTGCCAGCAGAACCTCCATCATCTCCACTGAAAGGATCAACTTCAGGAAG GTCCCTGTGCATTACAGAGATGTGTGCGGTGGTGGGAGGATGGTCTCTGCCATTAGGGCACAGGTGACCACAGAGGCACCAGCTAAGGTTCAGAAGGAGTCCAAGAAGATGGATGAGGGTGTGGTTGTGAACAAGTTCAAGCCCAAGAACCCTTACATTGGAAGGTGCCTCCTCAACACCAAGATCACTGGTGATGATGCTCCAGGAGAGACCTGGCACATGGTCTTCAGCACCGAGG GTGAGGTGCCATACAGAGAAGGGCAGTCAATTGGGGTCATTGCTGACGGTCTTGACAAGAATGGGAAGCCACACAAGCTGAGACTCTACTCAATTGCCAGCAGTGCCCTTGGTGATTTTGGAGACTCCAAGACT GTTTCGCTCTGCGTGAAACGGCTCGTTTACACCAACGAAAACGGAGAAGTCGTGAAAGGAGTCTGCTCGAATTTCTTGT GCGACTTGAAACCCGGGGTAGAAGTCACGATTACAGGACCGGTTGGAAAAGAAATGCTTATGCCGAAGGATCCTAATGCCACCATCATTATG CTTGCCACTGGTACCGGGATTGCTCCATTCAGGTCTTTCTTGTGGAAAATGTTCTTCGAGAAGCACGACGACTACAAG TTCAACGGCTTGGCCTGGCTATTCTTGGGTGTACCCACAAGCAGCTCTCTGCTCTACAAGGAG GAGTTCGAGAAGATGAACGAGAAGCACCCAGATAACTTCAGGGTCGACTTCGCCGTGAGCCGGGAGCAAACGAACGAGAAGGGCGAGAAGATGTACATCCAGACCCGGATGGCGCAGTACGCCGAAGAGCTGTGGGAGCTGCTCAAGAAGGACAACACGTACGTCTACATGTGCGGGCTCAAGGGAATGGAGAAGGGGATCGACGACATCATGGTCTCATTGGCTGCCAAAGATG GCATTGACTGGATGGAGTACAAGAGGCAGCTGAAGAAGTCTGAGCAATGGAACGTGGAAGTGTATTAG
- the LOC115736494 gene encoding thaumatin-like protein 1 yields the protein MSEAGGIASVLLLFFHVLLFSGKVDSATFTILNKCSYTVWPGILSGAGTPPLSTTGFALQPGRSEAISVPSSWSGRLWGRTLCAQNATSGRFACATGDCGSPTVECLGSGAVPPATLAEFTLDGAGRLDFYDVSLVDGYNLPMSVDPRGGKGGNCTATGCAADMNARCPKELQVNVNGGCVACRSACDAFGDPKYCCSGAYATPDTCKPSVYSEFLKRECPRAYSYAYDDGTSTFTCASADYVVTFCPSPSTSVKTAADQQSGVAPASDSSAPAALSSLQASASDRRGPKPPPFVAPFVLAAVWQLLQLLRL from the exons ATGTCTGAAGCTGGAGGTATTGCTTCCGTTCTCCTGCTCTTCTTCCATGTCCTCCTGTTCTCAGGTAAGGTGGATTCAGCAACCTTCACGATCCTCAACAAGTGCTCCTACACCGTGTGGCCCGGCATCCTCTCCGGAGCTGGCACCCCGCCACTCTCCACCACCGGGTTCGCCCTCCAGCCTGGCCGGTCCGAGGCCATCTCCGTGCCCTCGTCCTGGTCCGGCCGCCTCTGGGGCCGCACCCTCTGCGCCCAGAATGCCACCTCCGGCCGGTTTGCCTGCGCCACGGGGGACTGCGGCTCCCCCACCGTCGAGTGCTTGGGGTCGGGCGCGGTGCCCCCCGCCACGCTGGCTGAGTTCACCCTCGACGGCGCGGGTAGGCTGGACTTCTACGACGTCAGCCTCGTCGACGGCTACAACCTCCCCATGTCGGTGGACCCGCGGGGCGGGAAGGGCGGTAACTGCACGGCGACGGGCTGTGCCGCTGACATGAACGCCCGGTGCCCCAAGGAGCTCCAAGTAAACGTCAACGGCGGGTGCGTGGCTTGCCGGAGCGCATGCGACGCGTTCGGGGACCCGAAGTACTGCTGCAGCGGGGCCTACGCGACGCCGGACACGTGTAAGCCGAGCGTGTACTCGGAGTTCTTGAAGAGGGAGTGCCCCAGAGCTTATAGCTATGCGTACGACGACGGGACGAGCACGTTCACTTGCGCATCCGCCGATTACGTCGTCACTTTCTGTCCTTCGCCGTCGACCAG TGTGAAGACGGCGGCCGATCAGCAGTCTGGGGTGGCGCCGGCATCTGACTCGTCGGCCCCCGCGGCATTGAGCTCATTACAGGCCTCCGCATCTGACCGCAGAGGACCGAAACCCCCACCTTTTGTCGCTCCGTTCGTTTTGGCGGCAGTTTGGCAGCTGTTGCAACTACTTCGTCTCTGA